In a genomic window of Agarivorans albus:
- a CDS encoding DNA alkylation repair protein produces the protein MNQVEQVQKALREYAEPEKAAYLPKFFQALPGGYGEGDQFLGVRVPNTRRVAKAYPLPLEELTDLISSAFHEERFFALVVMCQHYQKAKNHQQQQAVLAFYQRYIKYVNNWDLVDCSAPKIVGPYIWQHQDWELLEQFASSSSMWQQRIAMVSCFYYIRQNDVDLTITLAKRFHTHAHPLMHKAVGWMLRELAKRDKPAVEAFLQQHLSELPRELLRYSIEHFDEPLRQSYLSGSILES, from the coding sequence ATGAATCAAGTCGAACAAGTTCAAAAAGCTTTACGCGAATATGCTGAGCCAGAGAAAGCGGCTTACTTGCCAAAGTTTTTTCAAGCATTGCCAGGTGGTTATGGCGAAGGTGATCAGTTTTTAGGTGTTCGTGTGCCTAATACCAGAAGGGTTGCCAAAGCCTATCCTTTACCTCTAGAGGAGCTCACAGACTTAATCTCTTCTGCCTTTCATGAGGAGCGCTTTTTTGCCTTGGTAGTCATGTGTCAACATTATCAAAAAGCGAAAAATCATCAGCAACAACAAGCGGTGTTGGCGTTTTACCAGCGCTACATAAAGTATGTGAATAATTGGGATTTGGTTGACTGCTCTGCGCCTAAAATTGTTGGCCCTTATATCTGGCAGCATCAAGATTGGGAGCTGCTTGAGCAATTCGCTAGCAGCAGTAGTATGTGGCAGCAACGTATTGCTATGGTGAGTTGCTTTTACTATATACGCCAAAATGATGTTGATTTAACAATTACGCTAGCAAAGCGTTTTCATACCCATGCTCACCCCTTAATGCACAAAGCGGTGGGCTGGATGCTGAGAGAGCTGGCCAAGCGAGATAAGCCAGCGGTAGAGGCATTTTTGCAACAGCACCTTAGCGAACTGCCCAGAGAGCTGCTTCGCTATAGCATTGAGCATTTTGACGAACCGCTTCGCCAATCTTATTTAAGCGGCTCTATTCTCGAATCTTAA
- the orn gene encoding oligoribonuclease, which yields MTVSEQNLVWVDMEMTGLEPMTDRVLEIATIITDAQLNILAEGPVIAVHQSDEVLAGMDEWCTNTHTGSGLVARVRASSVDEKQAAQQTIDFIKQWVPKGVSPMCGNSIGQDRRFMHQYLPELEQFFHYRNIDVSTVKELARRWQPEILDGFTKSGTHLALDDIRESIAEMQHYQKTFFKLGEN from the coding sequence ATGACTGTTAGTGAACAGAACTTAGTTTGGGTTGATATGGAGATGACAGGTCTCGAACCCATGACTGATCGCGTTTTAGAGATCGCGACGATTATTACCGACGCTCAATTAAACATTCTTGCAGAAGGGCCGGTGATTGCTGTTCACCAATCTGACGAAGTTTTAGCGGGCATGGATGAGTGGTGTACCAACACTCATACTGGATCTGGTTTGGTTGCTAGAGTTCGTGCCAGCAGTGTTGATGAGAAGCAAGCTGCCCAGCAAACTATCGATTTTATCAAGCAATGGGTGCCTAAGGGCGTATCTCCGATGTGTGGCAATAGCATTGGTCAAGATCGTCGCTTTATGCACCAGTACCTTCCTGAGCTTGAGCAGTTCTTTCATTACCGAAATATAGATGTAAGTACGGTAAAAGAATTGGCTCGCCGTTGGCAGCCAGAAATTTTAGATGGCTTTACTAAAAGCGGTACTCATCTAGCTTTGGATGATATTCGCGAATCAATAGCAGAAATGCAGCATTATCAAAAAACCTTCTTTAAACTGGGCGAAAACTAA
- the ppgK gene encoding polyphosphate--glucose phosphotransferase: MHLLGVDIGGTGIKAAIVDSTTGELISERHRIATPQPATPEAVAQSLKQMVEHFSWQGPIGCGFPATVHHGVAQTASNIDKSWIGTNVEALFAEYTDCPCYVVNDADAAGMAEMAFGAGHKHQGVVVIITVGTGLGSAVFVNGELLPNTEFGHIILEGRVAEHYASARVREAEELSWKKWGKRFNLYLQRLEFLMSPDCFIIGGGASKKFEKYQAQLNLKAEALPAQGLNQAGIVGAAMYAQHQS, encoded by the coding sequence ATGCACTTACTTGGCGTTGATATTGGTGGCACCGGCATAAAGGCAGCCATCGTAGATTCTACCACTGGCGAGCTTATTAGCGAGCGTCACCGTATTGCCACCCCACAACCTGCCACGCCCGAAGCAGTAGCCCAAAGCTTAAAGCAGATGGTTGAGCATTTCTCTTGGCAAGGTCCTATTGGTTGCGGCTTTCCTGCAACGGTTCACCACGGGGTTGCCCAAACCGCCTCTAATATTGATAAAAGCTGGATTGGCACCAACGTTGAAGCCCTATTCGCTGAATATACCGACTGCCCGTGTTATGTAGTGAACGATGCCGATGCAGCCGGTATGGCCGAAATGGCCTTTGGCGCAGGTCACAAACACCAAGGTGTGGTAGTGATTATTACCGTTGGCACCGGCTTAGGTAGCGCAGTGTTTGTAAATGGCGAATTGCTTCCCAACACCGAGTTTGGCCATATTATTTTGGAAGGGCGAGTAGCCGAGCACTATGCCAGCGCCAGAGTGCGCGAAGCAGAAGAGCTAAGCTGGAAGAAATGGGGCAAGCGCTTCAACCTTTACTTACAGCGCCTCGAGTTTTTAATGTCGCCCGATTGCTTCATTATTGGTGGCGGTGCCAGTAAAAAATTCGAAAAGTACCAAGCGCAGCTCAATTTAAAAGCTGAAGCTTTGCCAGCACAGGGCTTAAACCAGGCTGGCATTGTTGGCGCAGCCATGTACGCCCAGCATCAAAGCTAA
- the tsaE gene encoding tRNA (adenosine(37)-N6)-threonylcarbamoyltransferase complex ATPase subunit type 1 TsaE, with protein MKTWHIELADAEQTVALGALLAKACRQASVIYLEGDLGAGKTTLTRGFIQGKGHTGKVKSPTYTLVEPYELGEWRVNHFDLYRLADPEELEFIGIRDYFADDCLCLVEWPEKGLGFLPAADLLVELAYRGEQRSAQVKALSEQGQKVVEWLSQHAG; from the coding sequence ATGAAAACGTGGCATATTGAATTAGCTGACGCAGAACAAACCGTAGCTTTAGGCGCATTATTAGCTAAGGCTTGTCGGCAGGCATCAGTTATATATTTAGAAGGTGATTTAGGCGCTGGGAAAACCACTTTAACCCGTGGCTTTATTCAAGGTAAAGGCCACACTGGTAAGGTAAAAAGCCCAACCTACACCTTGGTTGAACCTTATGAATTAGGTGAGTGGCGAGTCAATCATTTTGATTTGTACCGTTTGGCCGACCCTGAAGAGCTAGAATTTATTGGTATTCGCGATTACTTTGCCGACGATTGTTTGTGTTTGGTGGAGTGGCCTGAAAAGGGGCTGGGCTTTTTACCAGCAGCAGACTTGTTGGTTGAGCTAGCTTATCGAGGCGAGCAGCGCAGTGCTCAAGTGAAAGCATTGAGCGAGCAAGGACAAAAAGTAGTGGAGTGGTTGAGTCAACATGCAGGGTAG
- the queG gene encoding tRNA epoxyqueuosine(34) reductase QueG: MSLLSEIDLKQLVQHIKLTAKSLGFQQIGITDVDLSQHHQDVEQWLAKNYHGEMDYLARNLELRKHPEQLHEGTQRIISVRMDYLPEDAKFAQSLSASDQAYISRYALGRDYHKLMRKRLNQLGKSINDYCQQQLNMRPFVDSAPVMERQLATKAGLGWTGKHSLIINQDAGSWFFLGELFVDLPLPIDQPVDEQCGDCVACITICPTQAIVEPYQVDARRCISYLTIEYDGIIEEELRPLMGNRIYGCDDCQLTCPWNRYAQLTQEADFAAREQLDQPTLLALFAWTEEEFLKKTEGSPIRRIGYQQWLRNIAIALGNAAYSQQAIDELSAKQGLEAVAQHHVNWAIEQQQNKAAKASRKTARLIRIIEKGLTRDA, encoded by the coding sequence ATGTCCCTACTATCCGAAATAGACCTAAAACAGCTGGTTCAACATATCAAGCTAACCGCTAAATCGCTAGGTTTTCAGCAGATCGGCATAACAGATGTGGATCTCAGTCAACATCATCAAGATGTTGAGCAATGGCTGGCAAAAAACTACCACGGAGAAATGGACTATTTAGCCCGTAACCTTGAGCTTCGTAAACATCCAGAGCAGCTGCATGAAGGCACTCAACGGATCATTTCGGTGCGCATGGATTACCTACCAGAGGACGCTAAGTTTGCCCAAAGCCTCAGCGCCAGCGATCAGGCATATATTAGTCGTTATGCGCTGGGTCGTGACTACCATAAGCTAATGCGCAAGCGGCTAAACCAACTGGGAAAATCGATTAATGATTACTGCCAACAGCAGCTAAATATGCGCCCATTTGTCGACTCAGCCCCGGTAATGGAGCGCCAACTGGCCACTAAAGCAGGCTTAGGTTGGACTGGTAAACACAGCTTAATCATCAACCAAGATGCTGGTTCGTGGTTTTTTTTAGGTGAGTTATTTGTTGATTTACCCCTGCCCATAGACCAACCAGTAGACGAGCAATGTGGTGATTGTGTTGCCTGCATCACCATTTGTCCCACGCAAGCCATTGTTGAGCCCTACCAAGTGGATGCACGTCGCTGTATTTCTTATCTCACCATTGAATACGATGGGATCATTGAGGAAGAATTACGACCGCTAATGGGCAATCGCATCTACGGCTGCGATGATTGCCAACTTACCTGCCCCTGGAATCGCTACGCCCAGCTCACTCAAGAAGCCGATTTTGCTGCCCGAGAACAACTGGATCAACCAACACTGTTAGCGTTATTTGCCTGGACCGAAGAAGAGTTTTTAAAGAAAACCGAAGGCTCGCCTATTCGTCGGATCGGCTATCAACAGTGGCTACGTAATATCGCGATTGCCTTAGGCAACGCCGCCTATTCACAACAAGCTATTGACGAGCTAAGCGCCAAGCAAGGGCTTGAAGCCGTTGCCCAACACCACGTTAATTGGGCGATAGAGCAACAACAGAATAAAGCGGCAAAAGCTTCTCGCAAAACCGCCCGTTTGATCCGTATTATAGAAAAAGGATTAACTCGTGATGCTTAA
- a CDS encoding bifunctional ADP-dependent NAD(P)H-hydrate dehydratase/NAD(P)H-hydrate epimerase gives MAPEHRLFSHSLPQSLWRAEVVKRQEAVLAEQQGISLYSLMEQAGLAAFKLMQCQWPNAKRILVLAGGGNNGGDALVVARLAKQAGKEVKVLALGDLDRMPSDAQQALAAWQAEGGQLDLSKQFDWPCDVIIDGVLGIGLNSDVRAPLRSLFAQVNQSGVPVLALDLPSGLSADTGKLLGSAIKASATICFIAAKQGLFTGQAPEYVGKLLFAGLGLSDLFEQQNTTEVSRVDYAQLRSMLAPRAKIAHKGSCGRVTLVGGNTGMAGAIRMAAEACLRTGAGLVNVFTQAQNQSVVSSGRPELMVAAVTKHSLQLLDRSLIQASCKVIGPGLGQDEWAQALFSAVLSEDKACLVDADALNLLAKAPMQHEQWVLTPHPGEAARLLNCSVAEVESDRIAAAQNIQRCFGGVCVLKGAGSVVAGAQGQVKICTVGNPGMASGGMGDVLSGIIGGLIAQFAAKHSLFDIACLGVCIHGMAADEAAEQGERGMLASDLMPFIRQLVNPKL, from the coding sequence ATGGCTCCAGAGCACCGATTGTTTTCGCACAGTTTACCACAGAGTTTATGGCGCGCCGAAGTAGTGAAACGCCAAGAAGCAGTGCTGGCTGAGCAGCAAGGTATTAGCTTGTATTCTTTGATGGAACAGGCGGGTTTGGCTGCCTTTAAACTGATGCAATGCCAATGGCCCAATGCCAAGCGTATTTTGGTATTAGCGGGTGGTGGCAATAACGGCGGAGACGCCTTGGTGGTTGCGCGGTTGGCCAAGCAAGCTGGTAAAGAGGTAAAAGTGCTTGCCTTAGGTGATTTAGACCGAATGCCTAGTGATGCACAACAAGCCTTAGCTGCCTGGCAAGCCGAGGGCGGACAGCTTGATCTTAGCAAACAATTTGATTGGCCTTGTGATGTGATTATTGATGGCGTGTTGGGCATTGGCTTAAACAGTGATGTGCGAGCGCCATTGCGATCTCTGTTTGCTCAAGTCAATCAAAGCGGCGTGCCAGTGCTTGCCTTAGATTTACCTTCAGGTTTATCTGCTGATACCGGAAAGCTGTTAGGCAGTGCGATAAAAGCTAGCGCTACGATTTGTTTTATCGCTGCCAAACAAGGCTTGTTTACCGGGCAAGCACCTGAATATGTTGGTAAATTGCTATTTGCCGGTTTGGGGCTAAGTGATTTGTTCGAGCAACAAAATACTACTGAAGTTAGCCGTGTAGATTATGCTCAGTTACGCTCGATGCTTGCGCCTAGGGCAAAAATAGCTCACAAGGGTAGTTGTGGCCGAGTGACTTTAGTGGGTGGGAATACTGGAATGGCTGGCGCTATTCGCATGGCTGCCGAAGCCTGTTTACGCACTGGTGCTGGCTTGGTTAATGTATTTACTCAGGCGCAAAATCAGTCGGTGGTGAGTAGCGGACGACCAGAGTTAATGGTTGCAGCAGTGACTAAGCATTCTCTGCAGCTGCTAGATAGGAGTTTAATCCAGGCTAGCTGTAAGGTGATAGGTCCCGGCTTGGGACAAGATGAGTGGGCGCAAGCGCTGTTTTCAGCTGTATTAAGTGAAGACAAAGCCTGCTTGGTCGATGCCGATGCACTTAATCTGTTGGCTAAAGCACCGATGCAGCATGAGCAATGGGTACTAACTCCACATCCAGGTGAGGCAGCGCGTTTGTTGAATTGCTCTGTGGCAGAAGTAGAAAGTGATAGAATTGCCGCTGCTCAAAACATACAGCGCTGTTTTGGCGGTGTATGTGTATTAAAAGGTGCCGGCAGCGTTGTAGCTGGCGCGCAAGGACAAGTGAAGATTTGTACTGTAGGTAACCCCGGCATGGCTTCGGGCGGGATGGGAGATGTTTTGTCTGGTATAATCGGCGGCTTAATCGCCCAATTTGCAGCCAAGCACTCATTGTTTGATATTGCCTGCCTTGGGGTGTGTATTCATGGTATGGCTGCAGATGAAGCTGCAGAACAGGGAGAAAGAGGCATGCTGGCCTCAGATCTAATGCCTTTTATAAGACAACTAGTGAATCCAAAATTGTAA